In Candidatus Acidiferrales bacterium, a single genomic region encodes these proteins:
- a CDS encoding Hsp20/alpha crystallin family protein, with the protein MTLVRWEPFRDLTTFQERMNRLFEDTMARFRPGWDAELAAGHWSPSVDIYETEHELVLKADLPEVEAKDVDIRIENNTLTIKGERKAEKELKEENYYRVERTFGSFARSFQLPNTIDSDKVKAEFSKGVLKLTLPKKEEAKPKQIQVAVSQN; encoded by the coding sequence ATGACTCTCGTTCGTTGGGAACCGTTTCGCGACTTGACTACGTTTCAGGAGCGGATGAACCGGCTGTTTGAGGACACGATGGCTCGGTTCCGCCCTGGCTGGGACGCCGAGTTGGCGGCTGGCCACTGGAGCCCGTCGGTGGACATTTACGAGACCGAGCACGAGCTGGTGCTCAAAGCCGATCTTCCCGAAGTGGAAGCCAAGGACGTGGACATCCGCATCGAGAACAACACCCTGACCATCAAGGGTGAGCGGAAGGCCGAAAAGGAACTAAAGGAAGAGAACTACTATCGCGTGGAGCGCACCTTCGGCTCGTTTGCCCGCAGCTTCCAGCTTCCGAACACGATCGACAGCGACAAGGTCAAGGCCGAGTTTTCGAAGGGCGTGCTCAAGCTGACGCTGCCCAAAAAAGAGGAAGCGAAGCCCAAGCAGATCCAGGTCGCCGTGTCGCAGAACTGA
- a CDS encoding class I SAM-dependent rRNA methyltransferase, protein MTEAVVTIAQRGADRLLSGHLWVYRSDIRTAETAEAGDAVRVTDERGRFLGKAFYSTRSQIALRLLTRDDIPIDRAFFSSRIDAAAHFRETIVNQTQVFRLIYGESDQLPSFIVDRYADCLVIQTLSQATERRKQELVELLVERFSPRAILERNDPKVRMLEGLEQKVSVLHGDCPPEIIAEENGVRFHFDPFHGQKTGAFLDQRENRRAALCYAHGDLLDAFCYAGGFALTVAPNADTVEAIDLSPAAVEAGRRNQQLNNIANVTFKEANAFDVLKHYDESGRRFDAIILDPPAFAKNRASVPPARRGYKEINLRALKILRPGGILITCSCSHHIPEYLFLEIVAEAANDARRCVTVLERRTQARDHPILLTLPETHYLKCLILRAA, encoded by the coding sequence ATGACCGAAGCAGTGGTCACGATTGCCCAGCGGGGTGCCGACCGTCTCCTTTCCGGCCATCTTTGGGTTTACCGGAGCGATATCCGAACGGCGGAAACGGCCGAGGCGGGCGACGCGGTTCGCGTTACCGACGAGCGGGGTCGCTTTCTGGGCAAGGCCTTCTACTCCACCCGTTCCCAGATCGCACTGCGGCTGCTTACCCGGGATGATATCCCGATTGACCGCGCCTTCTTCTCCTCTCGCATAGACGCCGCCGCGCATTTCCGGGAAACCATCGTCAACCAAACGCAGGTTTTCCGTCTCATCTATGGCGAGTCCGACCAGCTACCCTCGTTTATCGTCGATCGCTACGCGGATTGCTTGGTGATCCAAACCCTTAGCCAGGCCACCGAGCGGCGCAAGCAGGAGTTGGTCGAATTGCTCGTCGAGCGCTTTTCCCCTCGCGCCATCCTTGAGCGCAATGACCCCAAGGTGCGCATGCTCGAAGGCCTGGAACAGAAGGTCTCCGTTCTGCACGGCGATTGTCCGCCGGAGATCATCGCTGAGGAAAATGGCGTGCGCTTCCACTTCGACCCCTTTCACGGGCAGAAGACGGGCGCGTTTCTCGACCAGCGTGAGAATCGCCGGGCTGCCCTCTGTTACGCCCACGGCGATCTCCTGGACGCCTTCTGCTACGCCGGGGGCTTTGCTCTGACGGTGGCGCCCAACGCCGATACTGTCGAGGCCATTGACCTCTCGCCGGCGGCGGTGGAAGCCGGCCGGCGCAATCAGCAGCTCAATAACATCGCCAATGTGACCTTCAAAGAGGCCAATGCGTTTGATGTCCTGAAACATTACGATGAGAGCGGCCGGCGATTCGACGCCATCATCCTCGACCCGCCCGCCTTTGCCAAAAACCGAGCCAGCGTGCCGCCTGCCCGCCGCGGCTACAAGGAAATCAACCTGCGGGCGCTCAAAATCCTCCGGCCGGGCGGCATCTTGATCACTTGCTCGTGCTCGCATCACATCCCGGAGTACCTGTTCCTGGAAATCGTTGCCGAGGCGGCCAACGATGCCCGCCGCTGCGTCACCGTCCTCGAGCGGCGCACCCAGGCGCGCGACCACCCCATCCTGCTCACCCTCCCAGAAACCCACTACCTCAAATGCCTCATCCTGCGCGCTGCCTAG
- the queA gene encoding tRNA preQ1(34) S-adenosylmethionine ribosyltransferase-isomerase QueA gives MTLPSDFDYELPPGRIAQRPLPERDASRMLVLDRASSAWEDRAFGQLPDILRGDELLVVNNAKVFPARLLGRRRGVKAQPIGRYNPARKGFLHSEIEVLLVRRCQENEWGVLVHPGRKIRTGEVLIFGDGELEAEVVGRGEYGERRLRFACREDFLKAIDRLGHVPLPPYIRRPDEPADRERYQTIFAVTPGAIAAPTAGLHFTPRVLERLRGRGVELCEVTLQVGLGTFQPIHTGQVEAHRMHAEPYEIKESAAAQIERARREGRPVLAVGTTVVRALEAAAQPTGHLVAGTGEATLFIYPGYRFRIADQLLTNFHLPRSTLLLMVCALAGRELVLRAYRHAVEQGYRFYSYGDCMLIR, from the coding sequence TTGACGCTTCCGAGCGATTTCGACTACGAGCTTCCCCCCGGGCGGATTGCCCAGCGACCTCTCCCCGAGCGGGATGCCTCGCGCATGCTGGTGCTCGACCGGGCAAGCTCTGCCTGGGAAGACCGCGCCTTTGGCCAATTGCCTGACATCCTACGCGGTGATGAGCTGCTGGTGGTCAACAACGCCAAGGTTTTTCCGGCGCGGCTTTTGGGGCGCCGTCGTGGGGTAAAGGCCCAGCCCATCGGCCGGTACAACCCGGCGCGAAAGGGATTCCTGCACTCCGAGATCGAGGTGTTGCTGGTTCGCCGATGCCAAGAAAACGAGTGGGGAGTATTGGTGCATCCCGGGAGAAAGATTCGCACGGGCGAGGTCTTAATCTTTGGCGACGGCGAACTCGAAGCCGAAGTGGTTGGCCGAGGCGAGTATGGCGAACGCCGGCTGCGCTTCGCCTGCCGGGAAGATTTCCTGAAGGCCATCGACCGGCTGGGCCACGTGCCCCTGCCGCCCTACATTCGCCGGCCGGACGAACCGGCTGACCGCGAGCGCTACCAGACGATCTTCGCGGTCACGCCCGGAGCCATCGCCGCGCCGACGGCCGGACTCCACTTCACCCCGCGTGTCCTGGAGCGGCTCCGAGGCCGGGGCGTCGAGCTCTGCGAGGTGACCTTGCAAGTAGGGCTCGGCACCTTCCAGCCGATCCACACCGGGCAGGTGGAAGCGCACCGGATGCATGCCGAGCCCTACGAGATCAAGGAATCGGCCGCCGCTCAGATTGAGCGGGCTCGCCGGGAAGGCCGGCCGGTGCTCGCCGTGGGCACCACCGTCGTCCGAGCTCTCGAGGCAGCCGCTCAGCCGACCGGCCACTTGGTTGCCGGGACGGGCGAAGCGACGTTGTTCATCTACCCGGGCTATCGCTTCCGGATAGCCGACCAACTGCTCACCAATTTTCACCTGCCGCGTTCCACCTTGCTCCTGATGGTTTGCGCCCTGGCCGGCCGCGAGCTGGTGCTGCGCGCCTATCGGCACGCGGTCGAGCAAGGCTACCGTTTCTACAGCTACGGCGATTGCATGTTGATCCGCTGA
- a CDS encoding PP2C family protein-serine/threonine phosphatase, producing MDRPERGLIPAWQTRPGGKAVAAQSGDSKLGGAELGQRNRAWEEQLAALHREHDELRQALFAAAQVQRKLCAPRELRRGRFEIASEIFPVRDISGDFYDVLELGAAMGLAVGDIAGKGLAAGLWFTHLVGLIRIHAGPGPIGAGSLPDPAAAVAAINRDLCRLPAGPPMVSLFLGWLDSRRGELVYCNAGQPPALLLRRGGTVESLREGGPLLGALPQASFGSGRVVVEPGDTLIGYSDGIVECRNGSDEEFGVRRLLAAARSAGRSSASTMLFSLLGAVQDFAGSRPRDDDFTLMVVRCLDEGPKK from the coding sequence ATGGATCGCCCAGAGCGTGGGCTCATCCCGGCGTGGCAGACTCGCCCCGGCGGCAAGGCGGTCGCCGCCCAGAGTGGAGATTCCAAGCTTGGCGGCGCGGAGCTGGGCCAACGCAACCGGGCCTGGGAAGAGCAGCTCGCTGCCCTCCACCGGGAGCACGATGAGCTGCGCCAGGCGCTCTTTGCCGCAGCCCAGGTGCAGCGGAAACTCTGTGCCCCACGCGAACTGCGCCGCGGGCGGTTCGAAATAGCCAGCGAGATTTTTCCCGTGCGCGACATCTCCGGCGACTTCTACGATGTGCTGGAGCTGGGCGCGGCAATGGGCCTCGCCGTTGGCGATATCGCTGGAAAAGGTCTGGCCGCCGGCCTCTGGTTCACTCACCTGGTCGGCTTGATCCGCATCCACGCGGGCCCCGGTCCTATCGGGGCAGGCTCGCTTCCCGACCCGGCGGCAGCGGTGGCGGCCATCAACCGCGATCTCTGCCGACTGCCTGCCGGGCCGCCCATGGTTTCCCTTTTTCTGGGGTGGCTTGACTCGCGGCGGGGCGAACTCGTCTATTGCAACGCCGGTCAACCGCCCGCACTGCTGTTGCGTCGGGGCGGGACGGTGGAGTCGCTGCGAGAGGGCGGCCCGCTTCTCGGTGCTCTTCCCCAGGCCTCCTTCGGCAGCGGGCGCGTCGTGGTGGAGCCCGGTGACACGCTGATTGGTTATTCGGATGGGATTGTGGAGTGCCGCAATGGCAGCGACGAAGAATTTGGAGTGAGACGGTTGTTGGCGGCCGCCCGCAGCGCTGGCCGTTCCTCAGCCAGCACCATGCTCTTTTCCCTGCTCGGCGCCGTGCAGGATTTCGCCGGCAGCCGTCCCCGGGATGACGATTTTACTCTGATGGTCGTACGCTGTCTGGACGAAGGGCCCAAAAAGTAA
- a CDS encoding response regulator transcription factor has translation MTRILIVEDEPNMVSGLRDNFEYEGYEVITASDGSEGLERALSDSPDLVVLDVMMPKMSGLDVCKQLKAKRPSIPVIMLTARGQEVDKVVGLELGADDYVTKPFSIRELMARVKAVLRRAHTLPKEHDRYSFGDVEVNLRSYQVLRKGKPVDFSAKEFELLKYFICHAGETLSRDRLLEDVWGYNHYPTTRTVDAHIVHLRQKLEPNAAEPRFILTVHGVGYKFVG, from the coding sequence ATGACCAGGATTCTCATCGTGGAAGACGAACCCAACATGGTTTCCGGTTTGCGCGACAATTTCGAGTACGAGGGCTACGAGGTCATCACCGCCAGCGATGGCAGCGAAGGCCTCGAGCGTGCCCTCTCCGATTCGCCTGACCTCGTGGTGCTCGACGTCATGATGCCCAAGATGAGCGGGCTGGACGTCTGCAAGCAGCTCAAGGCCAAGCGGCCTTCCATACCCGTCATCATGCTGACTGCCCGCGGCCAGGAGGTGGACAAGGTCGTCGGGCTCGAGCTGGGCGCCGATGACTACGTCACCAAGCCGTTTTCCATCCGCGAATTGATGGCGCGCGTCAAAGCGGTTCTCCGCCGCGCCCACACCCTTCCCAAGGAGCATGACAGATACTCGTTCGGTGATGTGGAGGTCAACTTGCGGAGCTACCAGGTCCTCCGCAAAGGCAAACCAGTCGATTTTTCTGCCAAGGAGTTTGAGCTGCTGAAGTACTTTATCTGCCACGCCGGAGAAACCTTGAGCCGCGATCGTCTGCTCGAGGACGTTTGGGGCTATAACCACTATCCGACCACCCGCACGGTGGATGCACACATCGTCCACCTGCGGCAGAAGCTGGAACCTAATGCGGCGGAACCTCGTTTTATTCTTACGGTGCATGGCGTCGGTTATAAGTTTGTTGGCTAG
- a CDS encoding HAMP domain-containing sensor histidine kinase, which translates to MTKWWRPNERARLLLTLQLAVCLPAAALIGLSIWKLKSMGRDKVIEATIQRDFAHLLKIADKRITRRAMEMVAEVQGQFPCPDDPVAQKLDKLLEQYPYAAHLFLYDETSGMVFRSQPRRLEEAYFLAESEDLSKMMGGWMRLEAKDLVKKLHKMDRYEGERFAFYANWAPRGEKQGYQSIAFFILPKTPKDRIAFGGLVFDSEFLRDQFFPDALNNLMAEDLAEPNRDKDDYSQPVMMVHIRKEAEPLAASAGWDGGKPEVERNFETAFPGLTLAIKFRGTTVEALGQRFLRTSFLILGGLSLFLAGGIWLTYRNVAREMALAKLKSDFVSNVSHELRTPLSLIRLFAETLEMGRLKSQDKYQEYFRIIRKESERLTALINNILDFSRIEAGKKEYNFRETNLAELVRNTLESYRYQIEQKGFEFQQNIADDLPPLRLDREAIARSLLNLVNNALKYSQGDKFLGINVYRSNGVVKLEVIDRGIGIPRSEQQKIFEKFYRASDPLVHNTKGSGLGLSLVRHIVQAHGGQVSVESTPGQGSKFTIALPLDSDAGFAGAA; encoded by the coding sequence ATGACGAAGTGGTGGCGTCCCAATGAGCGAGCTCGCTTGTTGCTGACCTTGCAACTCGCCGTGTGCCTGCCGGCGGCGGCGCTGATCGGCTTGAGCATCTGGAAGCTCAAGTCCATGGGCCGGGACAAGGTGATCGAGGCGACCATCCAACGAGACTTCGCCCACTTGCTCAAGATAGCCGACAAGCGCATCACCAGGCGGGCCATGGAGATGGTGGCTGAGGTGCAGGGACAATTCCCCTGTCCGGACGACCCCGTCGCCCAAAAGCTGGACAAGCTCCTCGAGCAGTATCCTTACGCCGCCCATCTTTTCCTCTACGATGAAACAAGCGGGATGGTCTTCCGCTCCCAACCTCGGCGGCTCGAGGAAGCCTACTTCCTTGCCGAGAGTGAAGACCTCTCCAAGATGATGGGGGGGTGGATGAGGCTCGAGGCCAAAGACCTCGTCAAGAAGCTCCACAAAATGGACCGCTACGAAGGAGAACGGTTCGCCTTCTACGCGAACTGGGCGCCGCGAGGCGAAAAGCAAGGCTATCAATCCATCGCTTTCTTTATACTGCCCAAGACGCCAAAAGACCGCATTGCCTTCGGCGGCCTGGTCTTCGACAGCGAATTCCTCCGGGACCAATTCTTTCCTGATGCGCTGAACAACCTGATGGCGGAGGACCTTGCCGAACCGAACCGGGACAAGGACGACTACAGTCAACCGGTCATGATGGTACACATCAGGAAGGAGGCGGAGCCGCTGGCTGCTTCCGCCGGCTGGGACGGCGGCAAGCCGGAGGTGGAACGGAACTTCGAGACGGCCTTCCCCGGCCTGACCCTGGCTATCAAGTTCCGTGGCACGACGGTGGAGGCGTTGGGCCAGCGATTCTTGCGTACGAGTTTTCTCATCCTTGGCGGTCTTTCCCTTTTCCTGGCCGGCGGAATCTGGCTCACGTACCGCAACGTGGCCAGGGAGATGGCGCTGGCCAAGCTCAAGTCCGATTTCGTTTCGAACGTCTCCCACGAGCTCCGGACGCCGCTCTCCCTCATTCGGCTGTTCGCGGAAACGCTGGAGATGGGCCGCCTCAAGAGCCAGGACAAGTACCAGGAATACTTCCGCATCATCCGGAAGGAGAGCGAGCGGCTTACGGCGCTCATCAACAATATCCTGGACTTCTCGCGCATCGAAGCGGGCAAAAAAGAATATAACTTTCGCGAAACGAACCTGGCCGAGCTGGTGCGCAACACGCTCGAGTCCTATCGCTACCAGATCGAGCAGAAGGGCTTCGAGTTCCAACAGAACATTGCTGACGATTTGCCGCCGCTCCGGCTGGACCGCGAGGCGATTGCCCGCTCGCTCCTCAACTTGGTCAACAACGCTCTCAAATACTCCCAGGGCGACAAATTCCTGGGGATTAACGTTTATCGCTCGAACGGCGTGGTGAAGCTGGAAGTGATTGACCGCGGCATCGGCATCCCGCGCAGCGAACAGCAGAAAATTTTTGAAAAGTTTTATCGTGCCAGCGATCCGCTGGTGCACAACACCAAAGGCAGCGGCCTGGGGCTTTCGCTCGTCCGTCACATTGTCCAGGCGCATGGCGGGCAGGTGTCGGTGGAGAGCACTCCGGGGCAGGGCAGCAAGTTCACCATCGCTTTGCCACTGGATTCGGATGCCGGCTTTGCCGGGGCAGCATGA